The segment GTTAGAATGACTTTTAAATTCTCCATCGCCTTTATCTCTTCCAACAAGAATGGATTACATTCGGCGATTTCTTGCGTAGTGGGCTTATTTTCTGGCGGCACACAGCGCACGGCATTGGTGATGCGGGCATTATCGAGTTCAAAATGAACCTCCGTCGTTTGATGCTCCGCCGAGCGGAAAATGTCACTCGGTAACTTACCGCCTTCCAACCACGCGCTATCTTGCATAAACCCTTTTCGTGCGAGAGCTGGATAGAGCAAGTCACCCGCATAATCTCCGGTAAAAGGACGGCCTGTGGCATTGGCGCCCTTAAGGCCTGGAGCCAACCCCACGACTAAAAATTCGGCTTCAAGCGCGCCAAAGCTCGGAACCGCACCATTAAAAAATGGCGGATATTTTTGACGATTTTGCTCGTGAAAATCACATAATCGCTCACATTTAGGGCAATTCTTGTCCGGAAGTGTGTATTTTTGCATTTTATTTCGCTTGCACCCCTTGTACTTTAGCCGCGTATACCCTACATCTAGCGCACAAATGATGCAAAACATCGTTGTAGGAAAATACTATTTAAATGGAGAATTAAAATGAACGTACGTCCGCTACATGACCGAGTATTGGTTCGTCGCCTAGAGTCTGAAACAAAGACTGCTGGTGGTATCATCATCCCTGACAGCGCCAAAGAAAAGCCTATGGAAGGCGAAGTAATGTCTGTTGGCACTGGCCACAAATCTGAAGATGGCAAAGTAACTGCACTTGATGTGAAAGCCGGTGATGTTGTTTTATTCACTAAATGGGCTGGCACGGAAGTGAAAGTTGAAGGCGAAGAGCTGATGATTATGAAAGAGTCAGACATCCTCGCTATCGTTGAAGATAAATCAGCTGCGAAACAAGCAGCGTAACTAAACGCAAGGAGACATAACCATGTCAGCAAAAGAAATTAAGTTCGGCACAAATGCACGTGACGAAATCATCAAAGGCGTAGATATTCTCGCTAACGCAGTAAAAGTAACGCTTGGCCCTAAAGGTCGCAACGTTGTTTTGGACAAATCTTTCGGTGCTCCACGCATCACAAAAGATGGCGTAACCGTTGCTAAAGAGATCACTCTAAAGCACAAATTCCAAAACATGGGCGCACAAATGATTCGTGAAGTTGCCTCTAAGCAGAATGATGTTGCCGGTGACGGTACAACAACTGCAACGGTACTGGCACAAGCGATCGTTAAAGAAGGAACAAAAGCCGTGGCTGCTGGCCTCAACCCAATGGACCTAAAACGCGGTATTGATGCTGCGGTTATCGCCGTTGTGGAAGAAGTGCAATCCATGTCTAAAGACGTGAAGAACCAAGAAGAGATCGCTCAAGTCGGTACTATTTCTGCTAACGGTGACACTGAAATCGGCACGAAAATCGCTGTTGCGATGGACAAAGTCGGTAAAGAAGGCGTGATCACGGTTGAAGAAGCAAAGGGTCTAGACTTCGACGTTGATGTTGTACAAGGCATGATGTTTGATCGCGGTTACCTCTCTCCTTACTTTGTGACTAACTCTGACAAAATGACGGTTGAGCTAGAAAGCCCATTCATCCTTTTGTTCGAACAAAAGCTAACGTCGATGCAATCGCTTCTTCCTGTATTGGAAGCAGTGGTTCAATCTCAACGTCCGTTGATGATCATTGCTGAAGATGTTGAAGGCGAAGCACTTGCAACTCTCGTCGTGAACAAACTACGTGGTGGCTTGAAAGTCGCAGCGGTTAAAGCACCTGGTTTCGGCGATCGTCGTAAAGCAATGTTGGAAGACCTTGCGATTCTTACAGGTGGTACTTTGGTGACAGAAGATCTCGGCATCAAACTTGAAGATGTCACGATGGACATGCTTGGTTCGGCTAAGAAAGTTACCATCACTAAAGACAACACAACGATTGTTGATGGTGCGGGTGATGATTCTGCTATTGAATCTCGTACAAACCAACTTCGCAAGCAAATCGAAGAAACGTCTTCTGACTATGACAAAGAGAAACTACAAGAACGCCTAGCGAAACTCGCCGGTGGTGTTGCAGTTCTTAAAGTCGGTGGTAACACTGAAGTCGAAGTTAAAGAACGCAAAGACCGCGTTGACGATGCCCTACACGCGACTCGCGCGGCTGTAGAAGAAGGTATCGTACCAGGTGGTGGCGCTACGCTTCTATATTCTGCAAACATTCTAGATGATTTGATGAAGAATGCTAAGAATGACGAGCAAAAAGCCGGTATCAACATTGTGAAGCGTGCGTTACAAGCGCCACTTCGTCAAATCGTTGAAAAC is part of the Rickettsiales bacterium genome and harbors:
- a CDS encoding uracil-DNA glycosylase — translated: MQKYTLPDKNCPKCERLCDFHEQNRQKYPPFFNGAVPSFGALEAEFLVVGLAPGLKGANATGRPFTGDYAGDLLYPALARKGFMQDSAWLEGGKLPSDIFRSAEHQTTEVHFELDNARITNAVRCVPPENKPTTQEIAECNPFLLEEIKAMENLKVILTLGLVSHKAVLKALGQKQSAFKFEHSAVHEIDGYQILNSYHTSRYNVNTGRLTLKMFDEVISKAQSLL
- the groES gene encoding co-chaperone GroES, producing MNVRPLHDRVLVRRLESETKTAGGIIIPDSAKEKPMEGEVMSVGTGHKSEDGKVTALDVKAGDVVLFTKWAGTEVKVEGEELMIMKESDILAIVEDKSAAKQAA
- the groL gene encoding chaperonin GroEL (60 kDa chaperone family; promotes refolding of misfolded polypeptides especially under stressful conditions; forms two stacked rings of heptamers to form a barrel-shaped 14mer; ends can be capped by GroES; misfolded proteins enter the barrel where they are refolded when GroES binds) gives rise to the protein MSAKEIKFGTNARDEIIKGVDILANAVKVTLGPKGRNVVLDKSFGAPRITKDGVTVAKEITLKHKFQNMGAQMIREVASKQNDVAGDGTTTATVLAQAIVKEGTKAVAAGLNPMDLKRGIDAAVIAVVEEVQSMSKDVKNQEEIAQVGTISANGDTEIGTKIAVAMDKVGKEGVITVEEAKGLDFDVDVVQGMMFDRGYLSPYFVTNSDKMTVELESPFILLFEQKLTSMQSLLPVLEAVVQSQRPLMIIAEDVEGEALATLVVNKLRGGLKVAAVKAPGFGDRRKAMLEDLAILTGGTLVTEDLGIKLEDVTMDMLGSAKKVTITKDNTTIVDGAGDDSAIESRTNQLRKQIEETSSDYDKEKLQERLAKLAGGVAVLKVGGNTEVEVKERKDRVDDALHATRAAVEEGIVPGGGATLLYSANILDDLMKNAKNDEQKAGINIVKRALQAPLRQIVENAGLDGAVVAGKMLESNDSNFGFDAQNLEYVDMIKAGIIDPTKVVRTALQDAASIAGLMITTEALVTDAEDDSKPSGGAPDMGAMGGMGGMGGMGF